Proteins from a single region of Chloroflexota bacterium:
- a CDS encoding DsrE family protein: MAGQFCVFLTRALEDPDRATVAFVIANAALGSEKDTVVFLSTEGVRLSQKGYADDAHEEGFLPLKDLMDNFTGAGGTIYVCSPCFNKRGLDPDNLVDGAQIVGGAVLVEYLSNGAASVSF; encoded by the coding sequence ATGGCTGGACAGTTCTGCGTCTTCCTCACCCGTGCCCTGGAGGACCCCGACCGCGCAACCGTCGCATTTGTCATCGCCAACGCCGCCCTCGGCTCGGAGAAGGACACCGTCGTCTTCCTCAGCACAGAGGGCGTCCGCCTCTCCCAGAAGGGCTACGCCGACGACGCCCACGAGGAGGGTTTCCTGCCCCTGAAGGACCTGATGGACAACTTCACCGGGGCCGGCGGCACCATCTACGTCTGCTCGCCCTGCTTCAACAAGCGCGGCCTCGACCCTGACAACCTCGTCGACGGCGCCCAGATCGTCGGCGGCGCAGTCCTCGTCGAGTACCTGTCGAACGGCGCGGCCAGCGTCTCCTTCTAA
- a CDS encoding Rieske 2Fe-2S domain-containing protein, which yields MLNAQDNELMCRVGPGTPMGEVLRRFWAPVLLSEDLPHPDCDPREVRLLGEDFVAFRDTNGEIGFVEALCPHRRAPLFYGRNEHEGLRCIYHGWKFDVAGACVDMPSEPAQYEFARKVRPIGFPTREWGGIIWAYIGPQDRIPELPQLEWCRVPAEYRNLVKYNQECNFVQATEGDIDSSHIGFLHTRLDQKTAPSSKEMLWRVNDTAPRWIIQPTDYGVMLAAQRNAEDDTHYWRINQWLMPYYTMIAMDLEQKRGHGHMWVPVDDEHTDVWCVIWSPVEPLPQSERDAILGGPSPHISSLDPATGKLRATRANHFLQDRHNQRTQTFTGILGVREQDTAVVEGMGAIADRTKEHLGTSDSAIIAMRRYLVNSAKAFIEGKEPQEPYNGGLYRVRAWSYELSREIDFMENQKVKELMETMV from the coding sequence ATGCTGAACGCGCAAGACAATGAACTGATGTGCCGGGTTGGCCCGGGCACCCCCATGGGTGAGGTCCTTCGCCGCTTCTGGGCCCCCGTCCTCCTCTCCGAGGACCTCCCGCACCCGGACTGCGACCCCAGGGAGGTCCGCCTCCTCGGCGAGGACTTCGTCGCCTTCCGCGACACCAACGGCGAGATCGGCTTCGTGGAGGCCCTGTGCCCCCATCGGCGCGCGCCCCTCTTCTACGGCCGCAATGAGCACGAGGGCCTGCGCTGCATCTACCACGGCTGGAAGTTCGACGTCGCGGGCGCCTGCGTCGACATGCCCTCCGAGCCCGCCCAGTACGAGTTCGCCAGGAAGGTGCGCCCCATCGGCTTCCCCACCCGCGAGTGGGGCGGCATCATCTGGGCCTACATCGGCCCCCAGGACCGCATCCCGGAGCTCCCCCAGCTCGAGTGGTGCCGCGTCCCCGCCGAGTACCGCAACCTGGTGAAGTACAACCAGGAGTGCAACTTCGTCCAGGCCACCGAGGGCGACATCGACTCCAGCCACATCGGCTTCCTCCACACCAGGTTGGATCAGAAGACAGCCCCCTCTAGCAAGGAGATGCTCTGGCGCGTCAATGACACGGCCCCTCGCTGGATCATCCAGCCCACGGACTACGGCGTCATGCTCGCCGCCCAGCGCAACGCCGAGGATGACACCCACTACTGGCGCATCAACCAGTGGCTCATGCCCTACTACACCATGATCGCGATGGACCTGGAGCAGAAGCGCGGCCACGGCCACATGTGGGTGCCCGTCGACGACGAGCACACGGACGTCTGGTGCGTCATCTGGTCGCCCGTCGAGCCCCTGCCCCAGTCCGAGCGCGACGCCATCCTGGGCGGCCCCTCCCCGCATATCTCCAGCCTGGACCCGGCCACCGGCAAGCTGCGCGCCACCAGGGCCAACCACTTCCTGCAGGACCGCCACAATCAGCGCACCCAGACGTTCACCGGCATCCTCGGCGTCCGCGAGCAGGACACCGCCGTCGTCGAGGGCATGGGCGCCATCGCCGACCGCACCAAAGAGCACCTCGGCACCAGCGACAGCGCCATCATCGCCATGCGCCGCTACCTCGTGAACTCCGCCAAAGCCTTCATTGAGGGGAAGGAACCGCAGGAGCCCTACAACGGCGGCCTCTACCGCGTCCGTGCCTGGTCCTACGAACTCAGCCGCGAAATCGATTTCATGGAGAACCAGAAGGTCAAGGAGCTCATGGAGACAATGGTGTAA
- a CDS encoding NIPSNAP family protein gives MIYEIRRYTLHPGKTGEWVKAFCDAYEVRAQYSPLGALFQTEIGPLNEVIHIWPYESLQHRADTRAAAAKDASGKWPPSSAVHCLATQETDILDPIPGMEPWDGTPQEWGGIYELRQYTYAPGALRDVAKAFSEALPGRNEIYPVAGIFTSQLGNLNRLYQLFPYKDWNHRDEIRKVYLESGAWPPHSDARPQHQLVRHMLPAACSTLH, from the coding sequence ATGATTTATGAGATTCGACGGTACACCCTGCACCCGGGCAAGACGGGCGAATGGGTCAAGGCCTTTTGCGACGCCTACGAGGTCCGCGCCCAGTACTCACCCCTCGGCGCCCTCTTTCAGACGGAGATCGGCCCGCTGAACGAGGTCATCCACATCTGGCCTTACGAGAGCCTCCAGCACCGGGCCGACACCCGCGCCGCCGCGGCCAAGGACGCCAGCGGCAAGTGGCCCCCTTCCTCCGCCGTCCACTGCCTCGCCACCCAGGAGACCGACATCCTCGACCCCATCCCCGGCATGGAGCCCTGGGACGGCACCCCCCAGGAGTGGGGCGGCATCTACGAGCTGCGCCAGTACACCTACGCCCCCGGCGCCCTCCGCGACGTCGCCAAGGCCTTCAGCGAGGCCCTGCCCGGCCGCAACGAGATCTACCCGGTCGCCGGCATCTTCACCTCCCAGCTCGGCAACCTGAACCGCCTCTACCAGCTCTTCCCCTACAAGGACTGGAACCACCGGGACGAAATCCGCAAGGTCTACCTGGAATCCGGCGCCTGGCCGCCGCACTCGGACGCACGCCCGCAGCACCAACTCGTCCGGCACATGCTCCCGGCCGCCTGCTCCACCCTGCATTAG
- a CDS encoding Gfo/Idh/MocA family oxidoreductase, producing the protein MIAGPSGNGGGAPEKKLNVGIAGLGAGAVQVIRAMEAAPYLDIVAAADTRPQALSAFRERYEGRTYDNVEGLAKDPDVDVVWVSTPNIYHCENTVALANNGKHVVVEKPMAVTLEEAERMVEAAERNGVNLLCGHTASLMAGFRAMRRVITSGRLGKVTAINCWSYVDFMFRPRMPHELDMEIGGALPYNNGPHQFDVVRMMGGGMVRSVRGSVSRWMDARTSPGYYVAYLEFEDDTPATIVKNGYGYFMTTELVPWAHDVPERQRNRDLRKALRNGLPFDEASGKEAQRFGGSDTNTLLGPRGNVLRSGFQPDAGLVIVSCEAGDIRQSANGLTIYDDDGQHEIPVEGVHDERMAELDEMYNAIREGRPVHHDGRWGMATLECVLGMMQSGRERREIAMTHQCPAWE; encoded by the coding sequence ATGATCGCAGGACCGTCGGGCAACGGAGGCGGCGCACCGGAGAAGAAGCTCAATGTCGGCATCGCCGGCCTTGGAGCGGGCGCCGTGCAGGTGATCCGCGCCATGGAGGCCGCCCCCTACCTCGACATCGTCGCCGCCGCCGACACCCGCCCGCAGGCCCTCTCCGCCTTCCGCGAGCGCTATGAGGGCCGCACCTACGACAACGTTGAGGGCCTCGCCAAAGACCCGGACGTGGACGTCGTCTGGGTATCCACCCCCAACATCTACCACTGTGAGAACACCGTGGCCCTCGCCAACAACGGCAAGCACGTTGTCGTCGAGAAGCCCATGGCCGTCACCTTGGAGGAAGCCGAGCGCATGGTGGAAGCCGCCGAGCGCAACGGCGTCAACCTCCTCTGCGGCCACACCGCCAGCCTCATGGCCGGCTTCCGCGCCATGCGACGCGTCATCACCTCCGGGCGGCTCGGCAAGGTCACGGCCATCAACTGCTGGTCCTACGTGGACTTCATGTTCCGCCCCCGCATGCCCCATGAGCTCGATATGGAGATCGGCGGGGCCCTTCCCTACAACAACGGCCCGCACCAGTTTGATGTCGTCCGCATGATGGGCGGCGGCATGGTGCGCAGCGTGCGCGGCAGCGTCTCCAGGTGGATGGACGCCCGCACGTCGCCCGGCTACTACGTCGCCTACCTCGAGTTCGAGGACGACACCCCGGCGACCATCGTGAAGAACGGCTACGGCTACTTCATGACCACTGAGCTTGTGCCCTGGGCCCACGACGTCCCGGAGCGCCAGCGCAACCGCGACCTGCGCAAAGCCCTCCGCAACGGCCTCCCCTTCGATGAGGCCAGCGGCAAGGAGGCCCAGCGCTTCGGCGGCTCCGACACCAACACCCTGCTCGGCCCCCGCGGGAACGTCCTCCGCTCCGGCTTCCAGCCCGACGCTGGCTTGGTCATCGTGAGCTGCGAGGCGGGCGACATCCGCCAGTCCGCCAACGGCCTCACCATCTACGACGACGACGGCCAGCACGAGATCCCCGTCGAGGGAGTCCACGACGAGCGCATGGCGGAGCTGGACGAGATGTACAACGCCATCAGGGAGGGACGCCCCGTCCACCACGACGGCCGTTGGGGCATGGCAACCCTGGAGTGCGTGCTTGGCATGATGCAGTCCGGCCGCGAGCGCCGCGAGATCGCCATGACCCACCAATGTCCCGCTTGGGAGTAG
- a CDS encoding sulfurtransferase TusA family protein — MPASIGEAGSPGNSMPERDVTSDDIRADAEWDAGHLGCGEILILLRGHMQSLQSGQVLKLTARDQAAPVEMPAWCRLTSRALLHADHPDYWIKQR, encoded by the coding sequence GTGCCGGCGAGCATCGGCGAAGCTGGCAGCCCCGGGAACTCGATGCCGGAGCGCGACGTGACCTCGGACGACATTCGCGCCGACGCCGAGTGGGACGCAGGTCACCTCGGTTGCGGCGAGATCCTCATCCTCCTGCGCGGCCATATGCAGTCCCTCCAATCGGGTCAGGTGCTCAAGCTCACCGCCCGCGACCAGGCCGCGCCCGTCGAGATGCCTGCATGGTGCCGCCTCACCAGCCGCGCCCTGCTCCATGCAGACCACCCCGACTACTGGATCAAACAACGCTAG
- a CDS encoding PLP-dependent aminotransferase family protein — protein sequence MTQTNVSTKATIAAKHWEGQDVTELLARSAAVLPAISATEAGTQGRSIVFSRTEHASPINLGGGIPDPDSLPVAGLQAAINRVFETTSEPALRYGGIFGFEDLRAVVAERQGRIQGIKLSYENFLMTHGGSGGIDAVCDTFLNPGDVCIVERPHFSGSLRTIRGHLCEVVEVELGEDELFAERVEETLQRLEAEGKHAKLLYTVPDHHNPSGATMPLAVREKLVEVCARHRVFIMEDMAYTELYFDAPPPPSLYAVADGHGVIQVGSFSKIVATGLRVGWIQARLPVIESVGRVRFDMGGSPLLHRALTLYVGSGDLEPHVDMLRGIYRRKCDALVSTLREHCEPYLRFEEPAGGFFLWAECIGATAQDVAQAGAEEGLTFAAGSNFYKDREAADTSHVRLALSYASLTELEDVGPRFLRAFQRVVD from the coding sequence ATGACCCAGACAAACGTCAGCACCAAGGCAACCATCGCCGCCAAGCACTGGGAAGGTCAGGACGTGACGGAGCTGTTGGCGCGGTCCGCCGCGGTGCTGCCGGCAATCAGCGCGACTGAAGCGGGGACGCAGGGACGGTCCATCGTCTTCTCTAGGACCGAGCATGCGTCGCCCATAAACTTGGGCGGCGGCATTCCGGACCCGGACTCGCTGCCCGTCGCAGGGCTGCAGGCGGCCATCAACAGGGTCTTCGAGACGACATCCGAGCCGGCGCTGCGGTACGGCGGCATCTTCGGCTTCGAGGACCTGCGCGCGGTGGTAGCGGAGCGGCAGGGGCGGATCCAGGGCATCAAGCTCTCGTACGAGAACTTCCTGATGACGCACGGCGGCTCGGGCGGCATCGACGCCGTGTGCGACACGTTCCTCAACCCGGGGGACGTGTGCATCGTCGAGCGGCCGCACTTCTCGGGGTCGCTGCGGACGATCCGCGGGCACCTGTGCGAGGTCGTCGAGGTGGAGCTGGGCGAGGACGAACTCTTCGCCGAGCGGGTGGAGGAGACGCTGCAACGGCTGGAGGCGGAGGGCAAGCACGCCAAGCTGCTGTACACGGTGCCGGACCATCACAACCCCTCGGGCGCGACGATGCCGCTGGCGGTGCGGGAGAAGCTGGTGGAGGTCTGCGCACGGCACCGGGTCTTCATCATGGAGGACATGGCGTACACGGAGCTGTATTTCGACGCGCCGCCGCCTCCATCGCTGTACGCGGTGGCCGACGGGCACGGGGTGATCCAGGTGGGGAGCTTCAGCAAGATTGTCGCGACGGGGCTGCGGGTTGGGTGGATACAGGCGCGGCTGCCGGTCATCGAGTCCGTGGGCCGGGTGCGGTTCGACATGGGCGGGAGCCCGCTGCTGCACCGGGCGCTGACGCTGTACGTCGGGAGCGGCGACCTGGAGCCGCACGTGGACATGCTGCGGGGCATCTACCGCCGCAAGTGCGATGCGCTGGTCTCGACGCTGCGGGAGCACTGCGAGCCGTACCTGCGCTTCGAGGAGCCCGCGGGCGGGTTCTTCCTGTGGGCCGAGTGCATCGGCGCGACGGCGCAGGACGTGGCGCAGGCGGGGGCAGAGGAAGGCCTCACCTTCGCGGCGGGCTCCAACTTCTACAAGGACCGCGAGGCGGCGGACACGTCGCACGTGCGGCTTGCGCTGAGCTACGCGTCGCTGACGGAGCTGGAGGACGTTGGGCCGCGGTTCCTGCGGGCGTTCCAGCGCGTGGTGGACTAG
- a CDS encoding class II aldolase/adducin family protein: MATTKLSEYRKIIADAAERLVKSGILTKSNHGNISARIPDSDTFLLTSVSNLAQITMDNIGLFDLDNNLLDGSVMPISAEIIPMHGIVYKTRPDSGGALHTHSPFATAFAVASRAMPVSYEPMVRFGMAEGIPVAGYGPRGSQASVDNIEKVLNGQDNLRGILLENHGVLTFGADVPAAVDANLVMEECAEIIMYSYNLGGPKEIPVDMRVAAQQRAQSFAQVGEQRA, translated from the coding sequence ATGGCAACGACCAAGCTTTCCGAGTACCGAAAGATCATCGCGGACGCAGCCGAACGGCTGGTCAAGTCCGGCATCCTGACCAAGAGCAACCACGGCAACATCAGCGCCAGGATCCCCGACTCGGACACCTTCCTGCTAACCTCCGTCAGCAACCTCGCGCAGATCACGATGGACAACATCGGCCTATTCGACCTCGACAACAACCTGCTCGATGGCTCCGTCATGCCCATCAGCGCCGAGATCATCCCCATGCACGGCATCGTCTACAAGACACGCCCCGATTCCGGCGGCGCCCTCCACACCCACTCCCCCTTCGCCACCGCCTTCGCCGTCGCCAGCCGCGCCATGCCCGTCTCCTACGAGCCCATGGTCCGCTTCGGCATGGCCGAGGGCATTCCCGTGGCCGGATACGGCCCCCGCGGCTCGCAGGCCTCCGTCGACAACATCGAGAAGGTCCTCAACGGGCAGGACAACCTCCGCGGCATCCTGCTTGAGAACCACGGCGTCCTGACATTCGGCGCCGACGTCCCCGCCGCCGTCGACGCCAACCTTGTCATGGAAGAGTGCGCCGAGATCATCATGTACTCCTACAACCTCGGCGGCCCCAAGGAAATCCCCGTCGACATGCGCGTCGCCGCGCAGCAGCGCGCCCAGTCCTTCGCCCAGGTGGGCGAGCAGCGGGCGTAG
- a CDS encoding ABC transporter permease — protein sequence MASSTPIPAAAQFPGAVPPPIGAWRRTLRLLRIHPLGAAGSAVVILLVAMALFAPLLSPYDPVAQDADSVLHSPGAEHWLGADNLGRDIWSRIAFGARVSLGVGFLSVLLGSAVGALAGVVGGYYGRYVDAALQQAADALLAFPTLVLALGIMAVLGASTANVILAIALVQAPRAARVVRSQALAVSNAEYVAAARIVGAGSPRVVLRHVLPHCVAPFLVISTSALGAAIVLEASLSFLGLGVPAPAPSWGGMLAGPGRDYFNAAPWMALWPGLAISLAVYGFNLLGDALRDVLDPRQRPV from the coding sequence ATGGCTAGCTCGACGCCAATCCCCGCAGCAGCCCAGTTCCCCGGCGCCGTTCCGCCCCCGATCGGCGCTTGGCGGAGAACGCTGCGGCTCCTCCGCATCCACCCCCTTGGCGCGGCAGGAAGCGCCGTTGTAATACTGCTCGTGGCGATGGCCCTCTTCGCGCCCCTGCTCTCACCCTACGACCCTGTCGCGCAGGACGCCGACAGCGTCCTCCACTCGCCCGGCGCCGAGCACTGGCTCGGCGCTGACAACCTCGGCCGCGACATCTGGAGCCGCATCGCCTTCGGTGCCAGGGTCTCCTTGGGGGTCGGATTCCTCTCTGTCCTGCTGGGCTCGGCCGTGGGGGCCCTGGCCGGCGTCGTGGGCGGCTACTACGGTCGCTACGTCGATGCCGCGCTGCAGCAGGCCGCCGATGCCCTCTTGGCTTTCCCCACCCTCGTGCTGGCGCTGGGCATCATGGCCGTGCTCGGCGCCTCGACTGCCAACGTCATCCTTGCCATCGCGCTCGTCCAGGCCCCTCGCGCCGCCCGCGTCGTGCGCAGCCAGGCGCTGGCAGTGTCGAACGCGGAATACGTGGCCGCGGCCAGGATCGTTGGCGCGGGTAGCCCCCGAGTCGTGCTCCGTCACGTCCTGCCCCACTGCGTCGCGCCCTTCCTGGTCATCTCCACCAGCGCCCTTGGCGCCGCGATTGTGCTGGAGGCGTCGCTGAGCTTTTTGGGTCTCGGGGTGCCGGCCCCCGCTCCATCGTGGGGCGGCATGCTCGCCGGCCCCGGCCGCGATTACTTCAACGCCGCCCCGTGGATGGCCCTGTGGCCGGGACTCGCCATCTCCCTTGCCGTCTACGGCTTCAACCTCCTTGGCGACGCCCTCCGTGATGTCCTCGATCCACGCCAGCGCCCCGTCTAG
- a CDS encoding 5-methyltetrahydropteroyltriglutamate--homocysteine methyltransferase: protein MDPVERHDYTPDVSFDGGNLDCGSGLLLLIRRHIDPLDRGGLLEILSTDRTVEVELPAWCRLTSNQLVSWTKEDGQRSFLVCKGSLTERAPAVAEAPTPIAAVHERVPVTIPDTLPHPRPAPAIAPLSIMGVGSWPRPRWMIQAVHDRFEGRLGDADFQATADDAVRLAVDAQLRAGADVLTDGEQRRDSYASFVGSLLDNCQLIPLSDLTAMVDDPDKFERELRALDVPTAEVRHPVVFGHLGRSRSLAVHELAFVRECAGRPVKIALPGPYLLTRTMWLDCLEEMPYNTREDLARDVVRVLREELHYLLAAGASLVQFDEPVLTEVVFGAQSGNRSFMCGALSEKLEPGPELDFAVGLLNEVTHGLPSDRLGLHVCRGNWTPDESAALAGDYAPLLDALSRADVGTLFLELSTPRAGEAAVLKSLPDDKRIAVGVVNQKLDTVESLEEVRGRIEQAVNLFGEERVLLTPDCGFATFADNPVASARTAEAKLRAIAEARDSLKC from the coding sequence ATGGACCCCGTCGAACGCCACGACTACACGCCCGACGTCAGCTTTGACGGCGGCAACCTCGATTGCGGCAGCGGTCTCCTCCTCCTCATCCGCCGCCACATCGACCCCTTGGACCGCGGCGGCCTCCTGGAGATCCTCTCCACAGACCGCACTGTCGAGGTCGAGCTCCCCGCCTGGTGCCGCCTCACCAGCAACCAGCTCGTCTCCTGGACGAAGGAGGACGGCCAGCGCAGCTTCCTCGTCTGCAAGGGATCGCTGACCGAGCGCGCCCCCGCCGTCGCCGAGGCCCCCACCCCCATCGCCGCCGTCCACGAGCGCGTCCCGGTGACCATCCCCGATACCCTGCCGCACCCGCGGCCCGCGCCGGCTATCGCCCCCCTCTCCATCATGGGCGTCGGCAGTTGGCCGCGCCCCCGCTGGATGATTCAGGCCGTCCACGACCGCTTCGAGGGCCGCCTCGGCGACGCCGACTTCCAGGCCACCGCTGACGACGCCGTCCGCCTCGCCGTCGACGCCCAGCTCCGCGCCGGCGCCGACGTCCTCACCGACGGCGAGCAGCGCCGCGACAGCTACGCCAGCTTCGTCGGCAGCCTCCTCGACAACTGCCAGCTCATCCCCCTCAGCGACCTCACCGCCATGGTCGATGACCCGGACAAGTTCGAGAGAGAGCTCCGCGCCCTGGACGTCCCCACCGCTGAGGTCCGCCACCCCGTCGTCTTCGGCCACCTCGGCCGCAGCCGCTCCCTCGCCGTCCACGAGCTCGCGTTCGTCCGCGAGTGCGCCGGCCGCCCGGTCAAGATCGCCCTCCCCGGCCCCTACCTGCTCACCCGCACCATGTGGCTCGACTGCCTCGAAGAGATGCCCTACAACACCCGCGAAGACCTCGCCCGCGACGTAGTCCGGGTGCTGCGTGAGGAGCTGCACTACCTGCTCGCCGCCGGGGCGTCCCTGGTGCAGTTCGATGAGCCTGTACTGACCGAGGTGGTGTTTGGGGCACAGTCCGGCAACCGCAGCTTCATGTGCGGCGCCCTAAGCGAGAAACTGGAGCCGGGCCCGGAGTTGGATTTCGCGGTAGGTCTGCTGAACGAGGTCACCCACGGCCTGCCGAGCGACCGCCTCGGCCTCCACGTCTGCCGCGGCAACTGGACGCCCGACGAGTCCGCCGCCCTCGCCGGTGACTACGCCCCCCTCCTCGACGCCCTCTCCCGCGCCGACGTCGGAACCCTCTTCCTCGAGCTCTCCACGCCCCGCGCCGGAGAGGCCGCCGTCCTCAAGTCCCTCCCGGACGACAAGCGCATAGCCGTAGGCGTGGTCAATCAGAAGCTGGACACCGTGGAGTCACTAGAGGAAGTCCGAGGGCGCATTGAACAGGCCGTCAACCTGTTCGGAGAGGAGCGCGTCTTGCTAACGCCGGACTGCGGCTTCGCCACCTTCGCCGACAACCCCGTCGCCTCGGCCCGCACCGCGGAGGCCAAGCTCCGCGCCATCGCCGAGGCCCGGGACTCGCTGAAGTGCTAG
- a CDS encoding cadherin-like beta sandwich domain-containing protein — translation TASDENASVAVTPGDADGGTEGHQVDLPVGEAVITVEVTAQDGETTATYVVRVTRQEEVSSLLESLDISRVTLMPQFSPETPFYKTEVEHDVHVVTVDAVTEDVAATVVIMLDGVVDQDGALALGEGASVVQVVVTSGDGTAETTYTIVVTRAKEQLVPLPTPVRSSGGLGSQRSVTSPTPTPTPTPTPTPTAVPSGIGLSEKVLLLKSSGVDGAPLEVTFEVWNRGAGRMIFNLSDDAPWLKSTPAFVVSSGPSDRKTVTLTAETWFLGAGSHSATVYVGVNELADSPKTISVALTVEQKPTPTPTHTPIPMPTPTMTATPAVGPAPTPTMTAKPAVAPTPLPTMTATAAPGPILGPTPEVSPPTETAAPLPTPTSTPSLKPTPLPAAIPTPGVAALIGSLDLPGPGGDLDASVSEDIKGREIDAQSQSNAHAAVGEPAIKLPREFAKFYRSPGPIGLGNPMSFFLGFFTINVMIKSRRRMDRLLD, via the coding sequence CGACAGCTAGCGACGAGAACGCGAGCGTGGCGGTCACGCCGGGGGATGCGGACGGCGGGACAGAGGGCCATCAGGTGGATCTCCCTGTGGGCGAGGCAGTCATCACGGTAGAGGTGACGGCGCAGGACGGGGAGACGACGGCGACGTATGTCGTGAGGGTCACACGGCAGGAGGAAGTAAGCTCCTTGCTGGAGAGCCTCGATATCAGCCGTGTGACCCTCATGCCGCAGTTCAGTCCGGAAACGCCGTTTTACAAGACGGAGGTGGAGCACGACGTTCACGTTGTGACGGTTGATGCGGTAACGGAGGACGTAGCCGCAACCGTCGTGATAATGCTGGATGGTGTGGTTGACCAGGACGGGGCGCTCGCATTGGGTGAGGGAGCGTCGGTGGTGCAGGTGGTGGTGACCTCGGGCGACGGGACTGCCGAGACGACGTACACCATCGTGGTAACACGGGCCAAGGAGCAGCTTGTTCCGCTGCCGACGCCGGTGCGGTCGAGTGGTGGACTCGGTTCTCAACGGTCGGTTACTTCACCCACGCCGACACCAACTCCAACACCAACTCCAACCCCGACAGCCGTTCCAAGCGGCATTGGACTTTCAGAGAAGGTTCTCCTCTTAAAGTCCTCCGGAGTGGATGGCGCGCCGCTGGAGGTGACGTTTGAGGTGTGGAACCGGGGCGCGGGCCGGATGATATTCAACTTGTCTGACGACGCGCCCTGGCTTAAGTCGACGCCCGCGTTTGTGGTGAGCTCGGGTCCGAGCGACCGGAAGACCGTGACCCTGACGGCCGAAACGTGGTTCCTAGGCGCCGGCAGTCACTCGGCGACGGTCTATGTGGGCGTCAATGAGTTGGCCGACTCCCCGAAGACTATATCGGTGGCACTTACGGTTGAACAGAAGCCGACTCCGACCCCTACGCATACTCCTATTCCAATGCCGACACCGACGATGACAGCGACGCCTGCAGTCGGGCCGGCGCCGACGCCCACGATGACAGCGAAGCCTGCAGTCGCGCCGACGCCGCTGCCCACGATGACAGCGACGGCTGCTCCGGGCCCCATACTTGGGCCCACGCCCGAAGTTTCGCCACCTACGGAGACGGCGGCGCCGCTGCCGACGCCAACAAGTACACCGTCGCTGAAACCCACGCCCTTGCCAGCCGCCATTCCCACACCGGGTGTGGCGGCGTTGATTGGGAGTTTGGATCTCCCAGGGCCCGGAGGTGACCTGGACGCATCCGTTTCCGAGGACATCAAGGGGCGTGAGATTGACGCGCAGTCGCAGTCCAATGCTCATGCGGCAGTCGGCGAACCTGCCATCAAACTCCCGAGGGAGTTTGCGAAGTTCTACCGTTCGCCAGGGCCAATAGGCTTAGGGAACCCGATGTCGTTCTTCCTCGGCTTCTTCACCATTAATGTCATGATCAAGTCTCGGCGCAGGATGGACCGTCTCCTGGATTGA
- a CDS encoding ABC transporter permease, giving the protein MNMRVYLLRRLLQGALTLLLVSIAIFAALRAAPGDAADLIAAGGAGAEAAQAGSEGERAALRSELGLDRPLWRQYAVWLSDMVTLDWGESYVSGRSVWNEFLRRIPVTLQLSIMGIAVAVGLGVPLGVAAALRQDTWVDYSVRVFALGGVSLPHFWLATLVLLAGVRYFTWSPPPGYQPPLSEPWANLTQFLWPALVLGYSGAGLLTRMTRYTVLEVMRQEYVRTARAKGIFPADVVQRHILRNALLPVITVAGIAFATLISGSVVLEQVFSLPGTGLYLLDAVKFRDYAVVQPVIVFFAAWVVLVNLTVDMLYTWLNPQVRYG; this is encoded by the coding sequence ATGAACATGCGCGTCTACCTGTTGCGCCGCCTCCTGCAGGGCGCTCTCACGCTGCTCCTCGTCTCCATCGCCATCTTCGCCGCGCTGCGGGCCGCGCCCGGCGATGCCGCCGACCTCATCGCCGCCGGTGGCGCGGGCGCCGAAGCCGCCCAAGCCGGCTCCGAGGGCGAACGCGCCGCCCTCCGCTCCGAGCTCGGCCTCGACCGCCCCCTCTGGCGACAGTACGCCGTCTGGCTCTCGGACATGGTCACCCTCGACTGGGGCGAGTCTTATGTCTCTGGTCGCAGCGTATGGAATGAGTTTCTGCGGCGCATTCCCGTCACTCTGCAGCTCAGCATCATGGGCATCGCCGTTGCCGTGGGACTCGGCGTGCCGCTGGGCGTCGCGGCGGCCCTCCGTCAGGACACCTGGGTCGACTACTCCGTTCGCGTCTTCGCTCTCGGCGGCGTCTCTCTACCGCACTTCTGGCTCGCCACGCTGGTGTTGCTGGCCGGCGTCCGCTACTTCACCTGGAGCCCGCCCCCCGGCTACCAGCCGCCCCTGTCGGAACCGTGGGCCAACCTGACCCAGTTCCTCTGGCCGGCGCTGGTGCTCGGCTACTCCGGTGCCGGGCTGCTCACCCGCATGACTCGCTACACCGTGCTGGAGGTGATGCGGCAGGAGTACGTCCGCACTGCCCGGGCCAAGGGCATCTTCCCCGCCGACGTGGTCCAGCGTCACATCCTGCGCAACGCCCTGCTGCCCGTCATCACCGTCGCTGGCATCGCCTTCGCGACGCTCATCAGCGGCTCCGTCGTGCTGGAGCAGGTCTTTTCGCTGCCAGGCACCGGCCTCTACCTGTTGGACGCGGTCAAGTTCCGCGACTACGCCGTCGTGCAGCCCGTCATCGTCTTCTTCGCCGCGTGGGTGGTGCTTGTCAACCTGACTGTCGACATGCTGTACACATGGCTCAACCCGCAGGTGCGCTATGGCTAG